One region of Esox lucius isolate fEsoLuc1 chromosome 17, fEsoLuc1.pri, whole genome shotgun sequence genomic DNA includes:
- the tsfm gene encoding elongation factor Ts, mitochondrial: MSITYLFRSIRTEFSKVCNIQYVQSLHTGCPLLAAEKELLLKLRKSTGYTFVNCKKALETFDNDIIQAETWLHEQAQKEGWSKASKLEGRRAKEGLIGLFVGGRAAVMVEVNCETDFVARNEKFQQLVKDVAFATMAHHHVKTDGRTGYMKSLLAAEDLSKLNLGDGASLADQMALAIGRLGENMSVRRAVTVGVPAGWFIGSYIHGGVAGQSDVAMGRYGALVVFQGGKDGAQGILGRKLGQHIVGEAPVSLGNMDDIPCGDAETRLLPQSFLPDPSRTVAQYLTEQGARVLDFVRFQCGEAISGCA, encoded by the exons ATGTCGATAACGTATTTGTTCAGATCAATCAGAACAGAGTTCTCAAAG gTCTGCAACATTCAGTATGTACAGTCTTTACACACAGGATGTCCACTTCTAGCGGCAGAAAAAGAGCTCCTTCTGAAACTACGCAAAAGCACTGGTTACACGTTTGTTAACTGCAAGAAGGCATTGGAAACATTTGATAATGACATCATACAG GCAGAGACCTGGTTACATGAGCAGGCCCAGAAGGAAGGCTGGAGCAAGGCCAGCAagctggaggggaggagggcCAAGGAGGGCTTGATCGGCCTGTTTGTTGGAGGCAGAGCTGCCGTCATGGTGGAG GTGAACTGTGAGACAGACTTTGTTGCTCGTAATGAGAAGTTCCAGCAACTTGTGAAGGATGTGGCATTTGCCACAATGGCTCACCACCACGTTAAAACTGACGGCCGGACTGGATACATGAAG TCTCTCCTGGCAGCAGAGGACCTATCTAAATTGAATTTGGGGGATGGTGCTTCTCTGGCTGATCAGATGGCCCTTGCCATAG GTCGTCTCGGTGAGAACATGTCCGTGAGGCGGGCAGTGACAGTAGGCGTCCCTGCAGGCTGGTTCATCGGCTCCTACATCCACGGTGGTGTAGCAGGCCAGTCTGACGTGGCCATGGGGAGATACGGTGCCCTGGTGGTGTTCCAGGGGGGCAAGGACGGGGCGCAGGGCATCCTGGGGAGGAAATTGGGTCAGCACATTGTAGGAGAGGCCCCTGTATCCCTAGGTAACATGGATGATATTCCCTGTGGGGATGCAGAGACGCGCCTGCTGCCCCAGTCATTCCTCCCTGACCCAAGCAGGACTGTGGCCCAGTACCTGACGGAGCAAGGGGCACGTGTCCTGGACTTTGTGCGTTTTCAGTGTGGGGAGGCAATCAGTGGTTGTGCATAG
- the endou gene encoding poly(U)-specific endoribonuclease-A, whose product MKIILVSILGLTLFSQGHSYTLDTCEGRCGSLPDPGKTCQCNTSCERFGDCCSDYESHCKGPTSQLSCKGRCGEKYNSQNKCHCNTKCGDHNNCCSDYSSLCGGGGEGGSDITDAEIQALSETLYALDSNKPSAAELIIDPQALVPDSQTNSQNDLSPRPLFQFLDEASLFSKPSYAALLALLDNYNRNTGTTEDFTPEQLAEQETFLRETMSNTELGRELYAFLFTKGRYGSEKEFLHDLKMMWFGLYSRYAGKMDSSGFEHIFAGEIKGGKISGFHNWLQFYLQEKQGLLDYYSHSFNGPWTSYPDVLGMQFMWDGYFKQVGSALIGSSPEFDFALYSLCYITRPGKQCKLSLGGKPLLIQTYTWDKSSYENGKKYIGSAFPSTP is encoded by the exons ATGAAGATCATTCTGGTTTCCATTCTGGGGTTGACCCTGTTCTCTCAGGGGCACAGCT ACACCCTAGACACCTGTGAAGGGCGTTGTGGCTCGTTGCCAGATCCTGGCAAAACCTGTCAATGTAATACATCGTGTGAGCGCTTTGGAGACTGCTGCTCAGACTATGAAAGCCACTGCAAAG GACCGACTTCACAATTGTCCTGCAAGGGTCGATGTGGAGAGAAATACAACTCCCAGAACAAGTGCCACTGCAACACGAAGTGTGGGGACCATAACAACTGCTGCAGTGACTACTCCTCTCTCTGTGGAG gtggtggagagggaGGCAGTGATATTACCGATGCTGAGATCCAGGCATTGTCTGAGACTTTGTATGCTCTGGACTCCAACAAGCCCTCTGCGGCAGAGCTGATCATTGACCCCCAGGCCCTGGTGCCCGACTCCCAGACCAACTCCCAGAACGATCTGTCCCCACGCCC cTTGTTCCAGTTCCTGGACGAGGCTTCCCTGTTCTCCAAGCCGTCATATGCTGCCTTGCTGGCCCTGCTGGACAACTATAACAGAAACACAGGCACGACAGAGGACTTCACACCCGAACAACTGGCTGAGCAGGAAACCTTCCTCAGGGAGACTATGTCCAACACTGAGCTAGGCAGAGAGCTCTATGCATTCCTCTTCACCAAGG GACGTTACGGCTCAGAGAAAGAGTTCCTCCATGACCTGAAGATGATGTGGTTTGGCCTCTACTCCCGATATGCTGGCAAGATGGACTCCAGTGGCTTCGAGCACATCTTTGCAg GGGAGATTAAGGGTGGGAAAATATCTGGCTTCCACAACTGGCTCCAGTTCTACCTACAAGAGAAACAGGGCCTGCTTGACTACTACAGCCACAGCTTCAATGGACCT TGGACTTCTTACCCTGATGTTCTGGGAATGCAGTTTATGTGGGATGGTTACTTCAAGCAGGTTGGTTCTGCCCTCATTGGCAGCAGTCCTGAGTTCGACTTCGCTTTGTACAGTCTTTGCTACATTACCCGCCCAGGGAAACA GTGTAAACTCAGCCTGGGAGGGAAGCCTTTGTTAATCCAGACCTACACCTGGGACAAATCCTCCTATGAGAATGGGAAGAAATACATTGGCTCTGCTTTTCCATCTACACCCTAA